ATGTTGATCATCATGCTAATAATCACAGAAAGCTTTACGTTACAACATAAATATCTATATTCTACACATAAGGTATTACCTCTTCTCAGTACCAGTTAATATCTTTGGGTCTCTGTGGCCTTTGGTGTCAGAAACTATTTCTCTTTGCAAAAGAGAACATGAATCTAAATCATAAGAAAGCACCTCAAAGATTTTCTACACTGTCAAAATCCTAATGACATGGACATTAAGAATTACCACGATGAGAGAGGCTTTGATTTAAAGCATTGATGTAAACTAAAGAAGTAAACATAGAACACAGGCTGCTATTTGCCTCTCATTGGCTCAAGACTATTGTACTGAGAACTGACCTGAGAGTTTCCAGTGCACTGTGTGGACTCTTCACTTCAGCAAACAGCTGCTTCACTCCTGAATCCTGCAGGTGGTTGTTACTTAGGTCCAGTTCTTTCAGACCAGAGGACTTAAAGCTAAGAAACACGGACAGAGCTTCACAACTTGTTTCTGAGAGGTTGCAGCCACTTAGCCTAAAGAGACAGTAATAAACAAGAGGACACACATTTGGGTTCAAATTAAATCACACTTTATAAGATGTGATTTTTTAGAGGTGATACCTGACTGTAATGGGTGATGTGATGGCTGATAACAGTGGATGCAAAGTGATGAATCAATCATGGAACAAATTCTACAAAATGCCATGTGTATTCAAATTCAAACTATTAGTCTTTGTAAAACCTACGACTAATTCTGATGTTGCTTCTCTGTTAAATATCATGACGGGGGGTTCCTCGGCATCTAAGTCCCTGCAGTCTGCACTGCTATGAAACATCTAATCAGGAAGTGGTTCATAAGGCTGGGATCTGACTTTAAAAATCCGTACAGCTTTTGAAATCAGCCTCAGGTTACCAGTTTTCCTGCAGATAATGCTATTTTAAAGTCCTCTCTTACCACAATTTAATTGAGACGTCCAgattcacacaataacaaacaattGAACATCTCTGAAATTTAATATGGGTTGTAAGGTTGCTGAGGGGGCTTCAGCACCTCTTAAAGCcaggtattttaaaaagcatctaCTAACAAAAAAGGTTAAACTTAGTTGAAAGACTGTAGTGTTTGATAATGTCACATTAAGTCCTACAGCTGTAGTAGAGTGTGATCCTGTCAGCTCCTGAGACTTGTGCACTGAAGtcccttttgtcttttttaacattgtagGATGCTGTTTTATAATTGTCAGAGTTTTCTCTCTGACTGTGTGACATGTGTTAATGGCATCCCTGATAGTTCAGGTAATGCATGGTTTGATTGTGGAATAATTTAACATAGTGTTGAGCGCAGCTGCTTCTGTAGTTTTACAAGTTTAATCCATCACAGACTTGGTGAGTTTATTGATGTCATCTGTGACTTTTACAGTAGAGTCCCGGAACGTGCTCAATATTCTTATTGGCTTTATCTCTCGCGTCACTTGGGGCGTCAGCTGGTGTGTGGAAACACCTTTCTTATTGGGATACAGGCTATGTGTGTAGTAGTTTTAGATTAACATTAGTCTATCATTATATTCCTTGGGATGCAGACTGTATCACACACGAAGACATTGAGGTGTGTTAGAGAAAGTTTTTAAAGTGTCCCACTGAATCCAAGTGAGATACTTGAAAAATGAAGTGCAGCGCTTTAGAGATCTTATAGTACCCCATTAACCCACCACAGCTCTGCGCTCCCAGAATGTAGGGTTACTTGTGGTACCTTCAAGTTTTTTGGTCTTAGAGGCtagagttttttttactttgaaaaagctTATAGATATGGCTGGCTCAGACTTGCCTTGGAgaagcccctagttaggctgctATAAGCCTAGTCCATGGGGAGGACTCCCTTTAATACctctatccctctctctctctctcttgattTAGGAGTAGACTTACAACTTTCCTCTTAGATAAaacttatagttagggctggctcaggcttgccttgAACCAGTCCCTAGTAAGACTGATATGGGTCTACGGCTGCAGGGGAACTTGCTATTATACAACgagctcctctctccttctgtctctctcttaaTTTGCAAACATCCATGTTTCTAAATCTTGGAAGAAACCTCACAAcggttttgtttttacatataatctttaaattgtaattataattcaagacaaaacaaatctttaaaaaactacTATGATCTGACCTGAGAGTTTCCAGTGTACAGTATGAACTTTCCAGTCCAACAAGCAGCAGCTTCACTCCTAAATCCTGCAGGTCGTTGTTACTCAGGTCCAGTACTCTCAGACTAGAGGACTGAGAGCTGAGAACTGAGGACAGGGCGTTGCAGCTTCTCTTTGTGAGGTTACAACCACTTAGCCTGTTGAcacaatgaggaaaaaaagtgagttATTTTCACTCCTTTTTAGAAGATATCAATAtatgattatttaaataaatccaaCAACTCTGTACTCACAGAGCTTTGTTGGAGGCTTTGACCACTGGCAGCAGCCTCAGAAGAGCCTCCTCTGAAGCAGAGTATTTCTTCAGGTCAAACACGTCCAGATCTTCTTCTGATGACAGTAAGATGAAGACCAGAGCCGACCACTGAGCAGGAGACAGTTCATCTGTGGACAGACGTCCTGATCTCAGGGACTGTTGGATCTCCTCCACCAGAGAACGatcattcagttcattcagACAGTGGAACAGGTTGATGCTTCTCTCTGGAGACAGAGTCTCGTTGATCTTCTTCTTTATGTACTGGACTGTTTCCTGACTAGCCTGAGAgctacttcctgtctgtgtcaACAGGCCCCTTAGGAGAATCTGATTGGTCTGCTGTGAAAGACCCAGGAGGAAGCGAAGAAACAAGTCCAGGTGTCCATTTGG
Above is a window of Plectropomus leopardus isolate mb unplaced genomic scaffold, YSFRI_Pleo_2.0 unplaced_scaffold25846, whole genome shotgun sequence DNA encoding:
- the LOC121966771 gene encoding NACHT, LRR and PYD domains-containing protein 3-like, which translates into the protein MEEQQTTFRWHKLLKEKQDIKYLHQSAVDKALQSPNGHLDLFLRFLLGLSQQTNQILLRGLLTQTGSSSQASQETVQYIKKKINETLSPERSINLFHCLNELNDRSLVEEIQQSLRSGRLSTDELSPAQWSALVFILLSSEEDLDVFDLKKYSASEEALLRLLPVVKASNKALLSGCNLTKRSCNALSSVLSSQSSSLRVLDLSNNDLQDLGVKLLLVGLESSYCTLETLRLSGCNLSETSCEALSVFLSFKSSGLKELDLSNNHLQDSGVKQLFAEVKSPHSALETL